CAGGGCGTCCACGAACTCGTCGAGGTCCATCTCCTTGGTCCCGAAGTCCAGTAGCAGATGCTCCACGCCCAGCCGCTCGCAGGCCGCCGCCAGCTCGCCGATGAGAAAATACTGGCTGGTGAGCAGGAGGATGCGCGGGGTTGTGCCCCTGAATCTGGGCCAAAGGATTTGGGATGGTTGCATGATTCCCTTCTCTATCGGCCGGTTGGGCTTTTGTCTACAGGTCCCGGCAGTCGCGGCCTTTGGTCTTGTACATGGCTCTGTCCGCCCGGTGGGTCATGGACTCCAGGGTGTCGCCTTCTTCATATCCGGCCATGCCGTAACTGAAGGAAACGGGGATGTCCCGTTTGTCGTCGGCCAGGGCGTTGGCAACGCGCTCGGCCAGAATTCCGGCCTTCTCGGTTCCGCCGTCCATGAGGATCAGGAATTCGTCCCCGCCCCAGCGGGCCAGGAGGTCCGTGGGACGGATGATGCGCCGGGTGGTCGCGGCCACGTCCTTGAGCACGTCGTCTCCGGCCAGGTGTCCGTGTTTGTCGTTGATGGCCTTGAACTTGTTCATGTCGATGATGACCACGGAAAACGGGGTGTCGTAGCGGCTGGCCTTGTAGGAGAACTGCTCGAAGGCTTCGTCCAGGGCCCGGCGGTTGGCCGCGCCGGTGAGCGGGTCGGTCTTGATCAGTTTTTCGAGTCGGCCCTGGTAGTGATTGATGGTGAGGGAGCAGAGCACGATGATCAGAATGGAGGCGATAAGGCCGATGATTATGGTTCGCGCGAGGTTGTCGCGGGCCGAGGCCAGAGCCGAGGACTCACTTTGCTCCACGACCAGGAACCACTTCAGCTCCGGGATGTACCGGGTGGACACGAGATAGTGCTCGCCGTCCCAGTCGTACTGGAAGCTGCGCGAATCGTCCCGGGGCACGAGGATGGCCTGGGCCACGTCGCGGATACCTCCGGCCTTGGTGATGTAGTAGCGCTCGATACGGGACTTGTTGCGGTGAACCTGAACCAGTCCGTCCTGATCGACCAGATAGACCTCGCGGTGGTACTGCTCGCTGGCCCTTTCCAGAAGATTGGTGACCCGGTCGATGTTGATGCCCACACCGGCCACGCCCAAAAGCCGACCGTTTTCGTCCTCCACACGGAAGTTGACGAAGATGGTCAGCTTGTTTTTCTCGGCCTGGTTGGTGTCCACGTCCAGGGCGAACTCCACGTTTTTGCGGACAAAGGCGTAATACCACACGTCGTGCGGGTCGCGCGGGCCGATCTTTTTCAGGAGGCCGTCCTGATAGTAGTAGCAGTCGGTTTTTGCCGAGACAAAGAAAGTCGTCAGGAAACCATACTTTTCACGCAGGTCCGCAAGGTAGCTCTTGATGGCCCCGAGGTCCTGTTCTCCGTTTTGAATCCAGTTCTTGAGGAAGGCGTCGTTGGCCATGGAGGTGGACACCAGGATGGGGCGGAGCATATCCGAGTGAACCTCGGAATAGATGTTCTTGCCGGTCAGCGGCAGAGAGGAATTGAGCAGCTCCTCCCGGATCGAGGAACGCGTGAAAGTGTAATTGATCAGGCTGGTGGCCATAAAGGCGAAAAGCAGGATCATGGTCAATGCGGTTATGAGCTTGGTCTTTACGGACATGAAGGCAGTGTAGGGGAGGGGCCGCCCGGAGGCAACCCGATTAGAGCTGGTCGGAATCCAGGATTATGGTCACCGGCCCCCAGTTGGTGAAGTCCAGGTGCATTTCGGCCCCGAAGCGGCCTGTGGCGAACCCGGCCGGAGCCATTTTGCGGGCATCCTCGACGAATCGTTCGAACAGGGATTCCGCTATGTAGGGGTGGCAGGCGTCGGTGAACGAGGGCCGCCGTCCCTTTTTGCAGTCCGCGTAGAGCGTGAACTGGGAGACGAGCATCAGATCGCCCTTGGTGTCGGCCAGGGACAGATTCAGCTTGCCGTCGTCGTCCGGAAATATGCGCAGGTTGAAGAGCTTGTCGAGCATCTTGCGCCAGGCCGGGGTGTCGGGGAAGTCCGCCTTGTCCGCTCCGCCGAAGCCCACGAGTACGAGCAGGCCGGTGCCGATCTCGCCGACCACGGCGTCGTTGACCAGGACCCGCGCGTCGGAAACCCGCTGGATGACCACGCGCACGGCTAGCTTTCCCCGCCGGGGCCGGGCGCTTGCGGCTCGGCCGGAGCGGTCATCTGCACGGCGTCCGGTTGACCGGCGGTCCCATCCTGGCTGGTGCAGCTCCGGTACAGGGTACCGAACACGAAAAAGCAGACAAAGGCCAGAAAGGCGATGCCGCTCAGAATCCGTCGGGGATTGGTTCGGGCGTCTTTGGGGATGAGCAGGGAAGTCATGATCTTCCCGTACGACATGCCGTTGATTTCGCCGCGCTTTTCGTCCTTCCTGTCGGCCATCATTCTTCCCAGTAGGTGGCCTTGGACGAGTCCTTTTCCGAGACGGAGACCTCCACCAGGGAGATGTTGTCCGGCATGTTCGTCTTGAGGTTGCGGTAGATGAACATGGCCAGATTCTCGGAGGAGGGGTTGATCTCCCGGAAGCATTCCACCTCGTTCAGGTGGGTGTGGTCGAGCCTGTCGAGCACCGCCTTGGTCATCGCCTTGAGTTCCTTGAAGTCCACAAGGTACTGGACGTCGGGGTCCAGGGTGTCGCCCTCGACAACCACCTCCACACCGAAGTTGTGGCCGTGCATGTTCTCGCACTTGCCGCAGTAGTTGCGCAGCTGGTGCGATGCCGAAAA
This DNA window, taken from uncultured Pseudodesulfovibrio sp., encodes the following:
- a CDS encoding diguanylate cyclase yields the protein MSVKTKLITALTMILLFAFMATSLINYTFTRSSIREELLNSSLPLTGKNIYSEVHSDMLRPILVSTSMANDAFLKNWIQNGEQDLGAIKSYLADLREKYGFLTTFFVSAKTDCYYYQDGLLKKIGPRDPHDVWYYAFVRKNVEFALDVDTNQAEKNKLTIFVNFRVEDENGRLLGVAGVGINIDRVTNLLERASEQYHREVYLVDQDGLVQVHRNKSRIERYYITKAGGIRDVAQAILVPRDDSRSFQYDWDGEHYLVSTRYIPELKWFLVVEQSESSALASARDNLARTIIIGLIASILIIVLCSLTINHYQGRLEKLIKTDPLTGAANRRALDEAFEQFSYKASRYDTPFSVVIIDMNKFKAINDKHGHLAGDDVLKDVAATTRRIIRPTDLLARWGGDEFLILMDGGTEKAGILAERVANALADDKRDIPVSFSYGMAGYEEGDTLESMTHRADRAMYKTKGRDCRDL
- the queD gene encoding 6-carboxytetrahydropterin synthase QueD, coding for MPGKWKLTITQDFSASHQLRNYCGKCENMHGHNFGVEVVVEGDTLDPDVQYLVDFKELKAMTKAVLDRLDHTHLNEVECFREINPSSENLAMFIYRNLKTNMPDNISLVEVSVSEKDSSKATYWEE
- the dtd gene encoding D-aminoacyl-tRNA deacylase — translated: MRVVIQRVSDARVLVNDAVVGEIGTGLLVLVGFGGADKADFPDTPAWRKMLDKLFNLRIFPDDDGKLNLSLADTKGDLMLVSQFTLYADCKKGRRPSFTDACHPYIAESLFERFVEDARKMAPAGFATGRFGAEMHLDFTNWGPVTIILDSDQL